TTAGGAATCGTAGGGGCTCAAGGTACTGAGTCCCTATTCTTTATCCGGCCACTTCTGCCTTTCCGGTTTTTTCGGGTACACCATCACCGATTTTGAGCGTATCAAGACCACCAACCCCGGTTTGGCCTTGCGGGGTTTTTGGACGTAGCGCACCTCGGCGAAGTCCACGTTGACCTTGGTCGAATGGCGGGCTTTGGAAAAGTAAGCCGCCGCCGCGGCGGCTTCCAAGATTGCCTCTTTTGAAAACGGCCGTTTTTCGGCCACCAGAATCACATGCGAGCCGGGGGATTGGGAGGCGTGCAGAAACAAATCGTTCTTACCTGCTTCGCGCAAGGTCAGCCGGTCGTTTTCCTCCGAATTGCGTCCGACCCGGAATTTAAAACCGTCTTTCGTCCAAAACGTCCAGCCGATTTGCGGTTTTTCCTTGGCTTTTTGTCTTTTGGCTACAGCCGGAGGTGGGTACAGAGTTTCCAGTTCCTGTGCCAAGAGCCACTTTTCTTCCGCCATTCCTTTCACGGCAATCCGCTTCAGCAGTTTGTCGACTTTTTCTAATTCCGCTTCGGTCTCTTTGATTCGCTCAGGTAAAAGTTTCAAGGCCCGCGCCGCCTTTTGAAATTTGGAGAAATAGACCGCGGCATTCTGCCTGGCCGTTTTGGCCGGGTCAAGCGGAATGCGGATTTCAACCGCCGGATTTTCGTACCAGTTTTCAGTAATCAGCTCGGATGCACGCGGGCGGATTCTATCCTTGGCCGATAGAATCAAGTCCCCCATCTGTCGCAGGCGTTCGGGATTCTCGTAGCTTTTCAATTCGGCTTCGATTTTCTCCTTGCGCTTTTCCAAATCCTCTTTTTCGGCTTCCAGTTTCTTTTCATATTTTTTCAATTTATTCCAGACGGCGGCATAGGAAAACGAATCAAGAAACGAGGCGAACTGCTTTTGGTTTTCCACTTTGACGGATGAAAGCGGAAACGGTGAAATGCCTTTCAGTTTTTCTTTTTCGAAATAGAGGGTTGGCGCAAAATTCTCTGCTTCAAACAGCAACCGGACGGCTGCCCGCAGAGCTGTCTTTAGTTCAGCGGACAGTGAACCAAAATTGGTTTGTCCATCGATTTGGGCGCGTTGCAGGAGCTCCAAAGCCAGAAAGGAAGGAATTCGAAGGGCTTTGCGCAACGCTTCGTCCAGCGATGTTTCCGGATTATCGTTCAGGAATTTTTCCGCACTGGAAAGCGATAGTTCAAACCCGTTTTCCTTTCTGGGAGAATGTTCAACGGAGATTGGCCAGCTTTTCGTTGGTTTTTCATCGGTGGCCGGTTGATAAAACTCCATACGAGTATCTTTGCCGAAAAGAATAAAGCGAAGCGAAAAATCATCGCTAGGCGACGTATCAGAACAGGTGAACAAGATTTCGACTATCGAGTTACTGCCTTGCTGGCGGACATTCTTGAGGTAGGCGCCGCCCAACTCGGTGTCAAAACTTTCCCATCCAAAACGGGTTTTCGCCTCCGCAGCCGGTGCAAAAAAGAAGAGCTGACAACCGGATTGAAAAGAGAAAAACAGGTGGAATTTTTTCTTTTCGAGGGCCTGACGGGCGTCAAAAAACGTCAGCCAAGCGGTTTTCCGGCTCTCCGAAGCGCGGACGGACTCCAGGCGCGCTTTTTTGATTTTTTGCTCCAATTCGCGCGCGGCCCAGCCGGTCAAGAGCGGATACAGCAGCATGCCGCAATTTATCCTCCATCCAATCCGGGGTCAAATTCCCCGTGTAAAAGCCCGACCGGAAAGTTTTTGTTTTGACAAAGCGGTTTGGATTTGTAACTTCTTTTTTCTTATGCAGAGCATGACCGGCTTCGGCCGGGCAGAAGTGGAGAGGGACGGACACCGCGTATCGGCGGAAATTTCCTCTTTAAACAGCCGTTTTCTGGAACTCACTTTTCGGCTGCCGCGATTCTTGTACGGGCTAGAGTTCACCCTGCGGGAGTATTTGACTTCCAAGCTAGAACGGGGGAAGGTGAACGTCAGTGTCCGTTGGGAAGAAAAAGACCGCCCGGCCTGGGCCTTCGATCCGTCCCAAGTTAAGGCCTTTCTGGACTGGCTAAAGACGGCCAAAAAGAGATTCAAGCTGAAGGGGGATCTCGAGGTGGAGGATTTGCTCTATTTGCCGTGGTGGGTGAAGGAGGATTTGGGGGAAGCGCCGGAAGGGGCTTTGGAACTCGTGCAAGAGGCCTTGACCAAGGCGATTGACGAATTGAATCGCGCTCGCAGGGAGGAAGGACGGCGCTTGGCGGAGGATTTCAAAAGCCGCTTGAATTTGATTAGCCGAGAAGTGGCGGAAATCGAAAAGGAAATTCCAGCCCACAAGGAGACCTACCGCCAGCGGCTGGAGACGCGCATCAAGGAACTTTTGGGGGAAGGAAAGTACGACCCCGTTCGGATGGAGCAGGAGGTGGCTATGATGGCGGAGCGTTCGGATGTTACCGAGGAAATTGTCCGCCTGAAAAGCCATATCGAGGGGTTTGACGCCGCGGTATCGGCCAACGGGCCGGTCGGCAAACGGCTGGGTTTTTTTCTGCAGGAAATGGGGCGGGAGGTGAACACGCTCGGTTCCAAGGCACTGGCGGCCACCGTCGCCCGGCGAGTAATCGCCGTCAAAGAGGAACTGGAAAAACTGCGCGAGCAGGTTCAAAACGTGGAGTAAGTTTGCCCAAACCGCTGTATATCGTCGTCTCGGCTCCGTCCGGTGCCGGAAAGACGACGTTGGTCAAAGAAATTCTAAAAAAGCACCCGCAGTTCGGATTTTCCACCTCCGTGACGACGCGACCGCCACGCTCGGGGGAAAAAAACGGTCGGGAATATCACTTCATTTCGGAAAAGGAATTTTTGCGGCTGCGAAAAACAGGAAAGCTTCTGGAATGGGCCAAAATCCATGGCTATTACTATGGCACGCCCGCGGCCCCCTTGAAATCGAAAAAAAACTGGAAGGTGGTTCTTCTCGACGTCAACCGGCAGGGGGCGCGGGCGATAAAAAAGGTTTTCCCGGAAGCGGTTTTGGTTTTTATATTCCCCCCCGGTTGGAAAGCGCTAAAAACCCGGCTGTCCGGCCGGGGGACCGAATCGAAAGCGGAACTGCGAAAACGGCTGATCGAGGCCAAACGGGAAATCGCGGCCGCCCGGCGGTACGATTATTGGATTGTGAACCAAACGGTCACGGAGAGCGTAAAACGGTTGGAAGCAATACTTACTGCGGAACTTTCCCGCCCGCTGCGGATGCCCGATGGGAACAAAAAGTAGAAATGCAGGGTTGCAACCAGAACTGGAGTTTACCCGGCTTCTGTCGATTAAAACAAAGGAGAGTAGATGAACTTCAACAACTTGGAGAAAGTGGTTCAAACATCCGGTACGCGATACGAAGCGGTCATCCGCGCGGCGAAAACAGCCCGCTGGCTGAATCGCACGCGCAAGAAATATGAAGAAGGGGTTGTACCGATGGAAGAGGAGCTTCCCTCCCATCGGGTGGCCGAAGCGGCTCTGGAAGAGCTCGTTTCCGGCAAGATAGAATTTGAGCGGCAGTAATATTTTTCGGGGGTTTACGTTTAATTTATGGCCAAAAACTTAGTCATCGTCGAGTCGCCCACCAAGACCAAGACCTTGAAAAAGATTTTGGGGCGTGACTTTTCCGTTTTGGCGACCAAAGGGCACATCATGGATTTGCCCAAAAGCCGGCTGGGAGTGGATGTGGAAAACGAATTCGAGCCGGAATACGAAGTTGTCGCCAAGCGGAAGGAAGTCATCAGTGAACTGAAAAAAGCGGCAAAAGAAGCAGACAAAATCTATCTCGCGCCGGACCCGGACCGGGAGGGGGAGGCGATCGCCCATCATGTGGCCCAACAACTGAAGCTCAAAAAGCCGTTGCGGGCCTCATTTAACGAAATCACCAAGGAAGCGGTCAAGCGGGGGATTGCCGAGGCGGGGAAAATCGACGTTCACAAGGTGGAGGCCCAGCAGGCCCGCCGGATTTTGGATCGTCTCGTCGGTTATCAAATCAGCCCCCTTTTGTGGAAGACCGTGCACCGCGGGCTTTCCGCCGGGCGGGTACAGTCGGTTGCCCTGCGGCTTGTTTGCGAGCGGGAAGAGGAAATTGAAAAGTTCGTCCCAAAGGAATACTGGTCCGTCAAAGCGTTTTTTGAAACCACCAAGAAGGATGTTTTCGCCGCCAAACTGGTCAAAATCAAAGGGGAAAACTTTGAGCTCGGCAGCAAGGCGGCAACCGATAAGATTTTATCCGACATTGAAAAGCAAAAATACGCCGTCTCCGACCAGAAAATTGAAGAGCGGCAGAAAAACCCGTACCCCCCCTATATCACCAGCACCCTGCAGCAGGATGCCAGCCGGCGGCTCGGCTTTTCCACCAGCAAGACGATGACTTTGGCCCAACGGTTGTATGAAGGGGCGGAAATCGGCGGCGAGACAATCGGTCTCATCACCTATATGCGCACCGACTCCGTGCGGGTGGCCAACGAGGCCCGGGAGGGGGCCGCTCAATTCATCCAAAGGCAGTACGGCAAGGAGTATTTGCCGGAGGAGCCGCGCTTTTACAAGTCCAAAAAAGGGGCGCAGGACGCCCACGAGGCGATTCGCCCGACCTACTTTGATTATCCGCCGTCCGCGGTGAAAAAGTACCTCGACAAAGATTTATTCCGCCTGTACGAGCTTATCTGGAACCGGTTTTTGGCTTCGCAGATGGCTTCCGCTGTTTACGATGCCCTCACAGTGGAAGTCGCCGGCGGCGACTATCTATTTCGGGCCACGTCACAGAATCTTAAGTTCCCCGGCTTTCTGGCGGTATACGAGGAGTTGAAGGACGAGAACGGTGAGGATGACGAGCAGTTTGAAATTCCGGTATTGAAAGTCGGCGCGCCGCTTTCCTTGAACAAACTGGAGCCGGCCCAGCATTTCACCAAACCGCCGGCCCGGTTTACGGAGGCGGCTTTGGTGCGGGAGTTGGAAACGCGCGGCATCGGCCGGCCTTCCACATACGCGTCCATTATCACCACCATCAAGACCCGGCATTACGTCGAAGTCAAAGAGCGGCGGCTTACCCCCACTGATTTGGGAAAAACCGTGAACCGGATTCTGGTGGCGGAGTTTCCCGACATTTTTGATTACGAATTCACCCGCGAAATGGAGGAGGAGCTGGATTCGGTGGAGGATGGAAAGGATGACTGGGTGAAGGTTTTGAAGGATTTCTACGAGCCGTTTGAAGAGGACCTGGCGGCGGCCAGGAAAAAGGAGAAGGAGATTCGCAAATCAACCCAGGAGAAGTCGGATGAGGTGTGCGAAAAATGTGGCCGGCCGATGGTCGTGCGTTGGGGACGGCACGGGAAGTTTTTGGCCTGCTCCGGTTATCCGGAGTGCAAATCGACGAAACCACTGGAGGGTTCGGAAGAGGCCCAAGAAGTCACCGAAAAGTGCGACAAGTGCGGCTCGCCGATGGTCGTCAAGCGGGGCCGCTACGGCACCTTTCTTGCTTGCTCGGCCTATCCCGACTGCAAAAACACCAAAGCACTGGTCAAGTCAACCGGGGTGAAATGTCCCGAAAAATGTGGCGGCGAGCTGGTGGAGCGCCGCAGCAAAAGCCGGCGGATTTTCTATTCCTGCTCCAAATATCCGAAATGCAAGTTTGCCACTTGGGATCGCCCCATGCCGACCGCCTGCCCGAAAGGGGACTCGAATTATATGCTGGCAAAGGTAACCAAGGCCAAAGGGGAATATTTGCTCTGCCCGGTTTGCAAGACCGAAGTTGCCCCGACTCCGGCGGCCGCGCCGGTGGCGTAGCATGCCCGCCGAATCGATTGGCTCGGTTCTGGGGGAATTTTTAACTCACTTAAAAAAGAGAAACGTTTCTTCCAATACGTTGAACGCCTATCAGAAGGATTTGACACTCTTTTTTGAATCGCTCGGTTACAAAAACTTTGGGGCGGAATTTGCGCCTGATAAAATTGGTCCGGACAGTTTTCGCATATACTTCGCCCGACTGGGGGCTGTAGCCGGGCAATCCAGCCGGACCCTTTCCCGACGGGCCTCCACCCTAAGGCAGTTTTTCAAGTTTCTCTATCGCACGGAACGGGGCGCGGAGGATTTGTCTCTTTGTATCTCCTCCCCCAAATTCCTCCGAAGGCCGCCCAAAAGCTTGAACGAGCGGCAGGTGGAAAAACTTTTTGACGACGCTCTTGTTCCCGGTGATACCGCCTTTGAAAAGGCCCGAAACCGGGCCATTCTGGAGCTTTTTTATTCCTCTGGGTTGAGGCTGGGGGAACTTTCGACCTTGAAACGGGAGGATGTTGATTTGGAACGGCGCTGGGTACAGGTTTTGGGCAAAGGAGGAAAAGTCCGCGGCGTGCCTTTGACGGACAAGGCGGCCAGTGCGGTGGGGGAATATCTTACTGTTTGCGAGAAGTTGAAAGTTAAATCAAAAGGTAATTTTG
The sequence above is drawn from the Verrucomicrobiia bacterium genome and encodes:
- a CDS encoding tyrosine-type recombinase/integrase, producing MPAESIGSVLGEFLTHLKKRNVSSNTLNAYQKDLTLFFESLGYKNFGAEFAPDKIGPDSFRIYFARLGAVAGQSSRTLSRRASTLRQFFKFLYRTERGAEDLSLCISSPKFLRRPPKSLNERQVEKLFDDALVPGDTAFEKARNRAILELFYSSGLRLGELSTLKREDVDLERRWVQVLGKGGKVRGVPLTDKAASAVGEYLTVCEKLKVKSKGNFESLFCKEDGTVFSRRSIARMAKKALLSVDGRPDISPHSLRHTFATHLYRRGIDLRSLQELLGHSKISTTQIYTAVDPDWLKEQHKKFSRR
- a CDS encoding YicC/YloC family endoribonuclease; the encoded protein is MTGFGRAEVERDGHRVSAEISSLNSRFLELTFRLPRFLYGLEFTLREYLTSKLERGKVNVSVRWEEKDRPAWAFDPSQVKAFLDWLKTAKKRFKLKGDLEVEDLLYLPWWVKEDLGEAPEGALELVQEALTKAIDELNRARREEGRRLAEDFKSRLNLISREVAEIEKEIPAHKETYRQRLETRIKELLGEGKYDPVRMEQEVAMMAERSDVTEEIVRLKSHIEGFDAAVSANGPVGKRLGFFLQEMGREVNTLGSKALAATVARRVIAVKEELEKLREQVQNVE
- the gmk gene encoding guanylate kinase, whose protein sequence is MPKPLYIVVSAPSGAGKTTLVKEILKKHPQFGFSTSVTTRPPRSGEKNGREYHFISEKEFLRLRKTGKLLEWAKIHGYYYGTPAAPLKSKKNWKVVLLDVNRQGARAIKKVFPEAVLVFIFPPGWKALKTRLSGRGTESKAELRKRLIEAKREIAAARRYDYWIVNQTVTESVKRLEAILTAELSRPLRMPDGNKK
- the topA gene encoding type I DNA topoisomerase, with translation MAKNLVIVESPTKTKTLKKILGRDFSVLATKGHIMDLPKSRLGVDVENEFEPEYEVVAKRKEVISELKKAAKEADKIYLAPDPDREGEAIAHHVAQQLKLKKPLRASFNEITKEAVKRGIAEAGKIDVHKVEAQQARRILDRLVGYQISPLLWKTVHRGLSAGRVQSVALRLVCEREEEIEKFVPKEYWSVKAFFETTKKDVFAAKLVKIKGENFELGSKAATDKILSDIEKQKYAVSDQKIEERQKNPYPPYITSTLQQDASRRLGFSTSKTMTLAQRLYEGAEIGGETIGLITYMRTDSVRVANEAREGAAQFIQRQYGKEYLPEEPRFYKSKKGAQDAHEAIRPTYFDYPPSAVKKYLDKDLFRLYELIWNRFLASQMASAVYDALTVEVAGGDYLFRATSQNLKFPGFLAVYEELKDENGEDDEQFEIPVLKVGAPLSLNKLEPAQHFTKPPARFTEAALVRELETRGIGRPSTYASIITTIKTRHYVEVKERRLTPTDLGKTVNRILVAEFPDIFDYEFTREMEEELDSVEDGKDDWVKVLKDFYEPFEEDLAAARKKEKEIRKSTQEKSDEVCEKCGRPMVVRWGRHGKFLACSGYPECKSTKPLEGSEEAQEVTEKCDKCGSPMVVKRGRYGTFLACSAYPDCKNTKALVKSTGVKCPEKCGGELVERRSKSRRIFYSCSKYPKCKFATWDRPMPTACPKGDSNYMLAKVTKAKGEYLLCPVCKTEVAPTPAAAPVA
- a CDS encoding NFACT RNA binding domain-containing protein — protein: MLLYPLLTGWAARELEQKIKKARLESVRASESRKTAWLTFFDARQALEKKKFHLFFSFQSGCQLFFFAPAAEAKTRFGWESFDTELGGAYLKNVRQQGSNSIVEILFTCSDTSPSDDFSLRFILFGKDTRMEFYQPATDEKPTKSWPISVEHSPRKENGFELSLSSAEKFLNDNPETSLDEALRKALRIPSFLALELLQRAQIDGQTNFGSLSAELKTALRAAVRLLFEAENFAPTLYFEKEKLKGISPFPLSSVKVENQKQFASFLDSFSYAAVWNKLKKYEKKLEAEKEDLEKRKEKIEAELKSYENPERLRQMGDLILSAKDRIRPRASELITENWYENPAVEIRIPLDPAKTARQNAAVYFSKFQKAARALKLLPERIKETEAELEKVDKLLKRIAVKGMAEEKWLLAQELETLYPPPAVAKRQKAKEKPQIGWTFWTKDGFKFRVGRNSEENDRLTLREAGKNDLFLHASQSPGSHVILVAEKRPFSKEAILEAAAAAAYFSKARHSTKVNVDFAEVRYVQKPRKAKPGLVVLIRSKSVMVYPKKPERQKWPDKE